The Pseudomonas kermanshahensis genome includes a window with the following:
- a CDS encoding non-ribosomal peptide synthetase, whose product MPAAQTFALTVAQRDIWLDQISHGDSPLYNIGAYVELAGGVDAERLNRALAHLVAQHDGLRTVLVTHAGQGGVARQYFAEALDVQLVQHDVRSADDPFGAAQGLLQTQMQTPYRLDASPLWGATLIRLGEQRYLFAVQAHHLILDGWGVDQWFKQIADHYRLLEQGLALPDSAPSYRAFIEDDAQYQGSPRHDRDRDYWLAKYQQLPDALLAPRERNAQHVSPPSAVLEQPFDTRLLARMRALGTTLQASPFHVLLAALHVCSARTWQRDEWVVGLPVRNRGNAQFKSTLGLFTQVSALRMDFGRERSFSALVQGIRDALKQDFRHQRFALSELNRSLGALREERPHLFELMVSFEEDGNDLRFGDVPGHTVMVCNGHEPTPLSIHLRCNSQRDSACLHLVHNRAWFSDEDVTALAERLLHVLAQGLEQPEQSIAAFDLLTAREHARLRQWNATAQAAPEQAEALIHRRIQAQANATPHAVAAQHDGQRLSYGELDRRADALARHLAALGAKPDQRVAVVAQRGLDTLIGLLAVLKAGAAYVPIDPAHPQERLAYLLQDSAPAVVLTQSRLLDRLPPHGLPQVVLDRWDWNTATAAMPAPVQPQASDLAYVIYTSGSTGQPKGVMVEHHMLANLVAWHCSAFNLGPGRHQSSLAGFGFDAMAWEVWPALCSGATLHLAPVRDGAEDIDALLSWWRAQPLDVSFLPTPVAEHAFAQGELHPTLQTLLIGGDRLRRLARERRYRVINNYGPTEATVVATSGEVNAGGPLHIGRPVANTQVYVLDEQCRLLPIGAPGELYVGGKGVARGYLNRPQMTAERFLDDPFSALAGARMYRTGDLVRWLPDGTLEYLGRNDDQVKIRGVRVELAEIEAALASHAAVRECVVMLRDGQLQAWFIGEAAVLPRVLHDHLRERLPVALLPVAYVNLASWPLTANGKLDRRALPTADEAAKVRREHEAPIGDVEQRLALLWAELLQVERVGRQDHFFELGGHSLLAVQLIERMRQQGLQADVQVLFGQSTLASLAASVVVGEAARVPANRVPPGCQHITPGMLTLSELSQVDIDRIVATVPGGAGNVQEIYPLAPLQQGLLYHHVTDARDPYQQQALFTFASRMQLQAFTEALQQVIDRHDILRTSLAWEGLEQPQQVVWRQALLTVDNWVGEAHAGNIAGQMRSHFDPQQRPLDLRQAPMMALACAEDAQHGRWLGLLRFHHLVNDAVSLQVLLGELDAFMAGRGEPLPAPVPYRDYVALSAAPERQARHEAFFREQLAGIEPPAPIAGLGGEPVDEGDLHSHSQVIDAPLAGLLRAQARHQGASLASLLHLAWAQVLGALGGRDEVTLGTVLLGRSMAGNGADRALGMFINSVPLRVGLANRSVDQALSETHARLAALLGHEDAPLILAQQCSGLPAGTPLFNSLINYRQGAVMLGPVLPGVELAEASEVHSHGLVLTVDDHADGLQLALRAPRAIGAQRVLNYLLTTLRQLGNALAERRSTRLDALCAVPDGELHRLLQGFNATEDPQSPVRQTLPALFQAQVRRTPHAIALQAEDGCLDYQALNAQANRLAHHLIALGVKPDARVAVCVERGVALMVALLGVLKAGGAYVPLDPAYPAERLRFMLEDSTPSVVLVHGATLGLFEQMPGPVLDLDRGDWHTCSAADPQVPGLGPRQLAYVMYTSGSTGTPKGVMVEHRGLCNLMHWGSRICPPRSGDALLQRAPFTFDGSVWELFWPLTAGLRLVLARPDGHRDPAYLVQLVQARQVTTIKFVPALLHQFLEEPGVERCTSLTDIFCGGGELTLALVQRLRECLPTVRLHNVYGPTEATVDSTAWTLQPHEPLPLIAPPIGRPIANTRLYVLDAHDRPVPLGAVGQLHIGGVGVARGYLGLPALQAERFIASPFVEGDRLYRTGDLVRYRLDGELDFVGRNDFQVKLRGLRVELGEIEASLTAHPAIGQAVVLMREERLVAYFTCREGSSAPALEVLRSHVLARMPDYMVPQAFVALAELPLSNNGKVERQALPAPGAEAVISRQYQAPRGELETALAEIWTDVLKIEQVGRDDNFFELGGHSLLAVSLVARMRQAGLHVDARTLFSQPTLAALAASTRLEQVEVVIPQTTIPSLGKRRRI is encoded by the coding sequence ATGCCTGCCGCCCAAACCTTTGCCCTGACCGTTGCCCAGCGCGACATCTGGCTGGATCAGATCAGCCACGGCGACTCGCCGCTGTACAACATCGGCGCGTACGTCGAACTGGCCGGCGGGGTGGATGCCGAGCGGCTAAACCGGGCACTGGCGCACCTGGTCGCCCAGCATGATGGCCTGCGCACCGTACTGGTGACGCACGCGGGCCAGGGTGGGGTAGCCCGCCAGTACTTTGCCGAGGCCCTCGATGTGCAACTGGTGCAGCACGATGTCCGCAGCGCGGATGACCCGTTCGGCGCTGCCCAAGGCCTGTTGCAAACACAGATGCAGACACCCTACCGCCTGGATGCCAGCCCACTGTGGGGGGCGACATTGATCCGCCTGGGCGAGCAGCGGTACCTGTTTGCCGTGCAGGCCCATCACCTGATTCTCGATGGCTGGGGCGTGGACCAGTGGTTCAAGCAGATCGCCGATCATTACCGCCTGCTTGAACAGGGGCTGGCATTGCCAGACAGCGCACCGTCCTACCGCGCGTTCATCGAGGACGATGCCCAGTACCAGGGTTCGCCACGCCATGACCGCGACCGCGATTACTGGCTGGCCAAGTACCAGCAGCTACCCGATGCCTTGCTGGCACCCCGCGAGCGCAATGCGCAGCACGTGTCGCCGCCCAGTGCGGTACTCGAACAGCCCTTCGATACCCGCTTGCTGGCACGTATGCGTGCCCTCGGTACCACGCTGCAGGCCTCGCCCTTCCATGTGCTGCTGGCGGCGTTGCATGTGTGCAGCGCACGTACCTGGCAGCGTGACGAGTGGGTGGTCGGCCTGCCGGTGCGCAACCGTGGCAACGCCCAGTTCAAGTCTACCCTGGGGCTGTTTACCCAAGTCAGCGCACTGCGCATGGACTTTGGCCGTGAACGCTCGTTCAGCGCGTTGGTACAGGGGATCCGCGATGCGCTCAAGCAAGACTTTCGCCATCAGCGTTTCGCCCTTAGCGAACTCAATCGCAGCCTTGGTGCATTGCGTGAAGAGCGGCCGCACCTGTTCGAGCTGATGGTGTCATTCGAGGAGGATGGCAACGACCTACGCTTCGGTGACGTGCCCGGCCACACGGTGATGGTCTGCAATGGCCACGAGCCCACGCCCTTGAGCATCCACCTGCGTTGCAACAGCCAACGCGACAGCGCGTGCCTGCACCTGGTGCACAACCGCGCCTGGTTCAGCGATGAAGATGTGACAGCGTTGGCCGAGCGCCTGCTGCATGTGCTGGCGCAAGGCCTGGAACAGCCCGAACAAAGTATCGCGGCGTTCGATCTACTGACCGCCCGCGAGCACGCCCGCCTGCGGCAGTGGAATGCGACGGCGCAAGCAGCGCCTGAACAGGCTGAGGCGTTGATCCATCGTCGTATCCAAGCTCAGGCCAACGCCACGCCACACGCCGTGGCGGCGCAGCACGACGGCCAGCGCCTGAGCTATGGCGAACTCGACCGGCGTGCCGACGCGCTGGCCCGGCACCTGGCAGCCCTTGGCGCCAAACCTGACCAGCGGGTAGCGGTGGTCGCCCAGCGCGGCCTGGACACCTTGATCGGCCTGCTGGCCGTGCTCAAGGCCGGGGCCGCTTACGTGCCGATTGACCCTGCCCACCCGCAGGAGCGCCTGGCCTATCTGCTGCAAGACAGCGCGCCGGCCGTGGTGCTGACCCAGTCGCGGCTGCTCGACCGCCTTCCACCCCATGGCCTGCCACAGGTCGTGTTGGACCGCTGGGACTGGAACACGGCAACCGCCGCAATGCCAGCCCCTGTGCAGCCGCAAGCGAGCGACCTGGCCTATGTCATCTACACCTCCGGCTCCACCGGCCAGCCAAAGGGCGTGATGGTCGAGCACCACATGCTGGCCAACCTGGTCGCCTGGCACTGCAGTGCCTTCAACCTGGGCCCCGGGCGCCACCAGTCGAGCCTGGCCGGCTTCGGCTTTGACGCCATGGCTTGGGAGGTGTGGCCCGCGCTGTGCAGTGGCGCTACTTTGCACCTGGCACCGGTGCGTGACGGTGCTGAAGACATCGACGCCTTGCTCAGTTGGTGGCGCGCCCAGCCGCTGGATGTCAGCTTCCTGCCCACCCCGGTGGCCGAGCATGCCTTCGCCCAGGGCGAGCTGCACCCGACCTTGCAGACCCTGCTGATTGGCGGCGACCGTCTGCGGCGCCTGGCCCGCGAGCGGCGCTACCGGGTCATCAACAACTATGGCCCCACCGAAGCCACGGTGGTGGCGACCTCGGGCGAAGTAAACGCCGGCGGCCCGCTGCATATCGGCCGCCCGGTGGCCAACACCCAGGTGTACGTCCTCGATGAGCAGTGCCGTCTACTGCCAATCGGCGCCCCAGGCGAATTGTATGTGGGCGGCAAGGGGGTGGCCCGGGGTTACCTCAATCGGCCGCAGATGACCGCCGAGCGTTTTCTCGATGACCCGTTCAGCGCGCTGGCAGGGGCACGCATGTACCGCACGGGCGACCTGGTACGCTGGCTGCCCGACGGCACGCTGGAGTACCTCGGGCGCAATGACGACCAGGTGAAAATCCGCGGTGTGCGGGTTGAACTGGCCGAAATCGAGGCCGCCCTGGCCAGCCATGCGGCGGTGCGCGAGTGCGTGGTGATGCTTCGCGATGGCCAGTTGCAGGCTTGGTTCATTGGCGAGGCGGCGGTGCTGCCCAGAGTGCTGCATGACCACCTGCGCGAGCGGCTGCCAGTCGCTTTGTTGCCGGTGGCCTATGTCAACCTGGCCAGTTGGCCATTGACCGCCAATGGCAAACTCGACCGCCGTGCCTTGCCGACAGCGGACGAAGCCGCCAAGGTGCGCCGCGAGCACGAAGCGCCGATCGGCGACGTCGAGCAACGCCTGGCCTTGCTGTGGGCCGAATTGCTGCAGGTCGAGCGGGTAGGGCGCCAGGACCACTTCTTCGAGCTGGGCGGCCACTCGCTGCTGGCCGTGCAACTGATAGAGCGCATGCGCCAGCAGGGCCTGCAAGCCGATGTACAGGTACTGTTCGGCCAATCGACCCTGGCCAGCCTTGCGGCCAGCGTAGTGGTCGGCGAAGCCGCGCGCGTGCCGGCCAACCGGGTTCCGCCAGGGTGCCAGCACATCACGCCGGGCATGCTCACCCTCAGCGAACTGTCGCAGGTTGATATCGACCGCATCGTTGCCACGGTGCCGGGCGGCGCAGGCAACGTGCAGGAAATTTATCCGCTGGCGCCCCTGCAACAAGGCCTGCTTTACCACCACGTCACCGATGCTCGCGACCCGTACCAGCAGCAGGCTTTGTTCACCTTTGCCAGCCGCATGCAGTTACAGGCCTTCACCGAAGCGTTGCAGCAGGTGATAGACCGTCACGACATCTTGCGCACCAGCCTGGCCTGGGAGGGGCTTGAACAGCCCCAGCAGGTGGTCTGGCGCCAGGCCCTTCTGACGGTCGACAACTGGGTGGGGGAGGCACACGCAGGCAACATAGCCGGGCAAATGCGCAGCCACTTCGACCCCCAGCAACGGCCCTTGGACCTGCGCCAGGCACCGATGATGGCGCTGGCCTGCGCCGAGGATGCCCAGCACGGGCGTTGGTTGGGCTTGCTGCGCTTCCACCACTTGGTCAACGATGCCGTTTCGCTGCAGGTGCTGTTGGGCGAGCTGGACGCCTTCATGGCTGGGCGCGGCGAGCCGTTGCCGGCACCTGTGCCGTATCGTGACTACGTGGCGCTAAGCGCTGCCCCCGAGCGCCAGGCCCGGCACGAAGCCTTCTTCCGCGAGCAACTGGCTGGCATCGAACCACCAGCGCCGATTGCCGGGCTGGGTGGCGAGCCGGTCGACGAGGGTGACCTGCACAGCCACAGCCAGGTGATCGATGCGCCGCTGGCAGGGCTGTTGCGCGCTCAGGCCCGGCACCAGGGCGCGAGCCTGGCCAGCCTGCTGCACCTTGCTTGGGCCCAGGTGCTTGGCGCCCTCGGTGGGCGTGATGAGGTCACCCTGGGCACCGTGTTGCTGGGCCGCAGCATGGCTGGCAACGGGGCTGATCGTGCCCTGGGCATGTTCATCAACAGCGTGCCCTTGCGGGTAGGCCTGGCGAATCGCTCGGTCGACCAGGCGCTGAGCGAGACCCACGCGCGGTTGGCCGCCTTGCTTGGCCATGAAGATGCGCCGCTGATCCTCGCCCAGCAGTGCAGTGGTTTGCCCGCCGGCACGCCGCTGTTCAACAGCCTGATCAACTACCGCCAAGGGGCAGTAATGCTCGGTCCGGTATTGCCCGGCGTAGAGCTGGCCGAAGCCAGTGAAGTACACAGCCATGGCCTGGTCCTCACGGTGGACGACCATGCCGACGGGCTACAGCTCGCCCTGCGCGCGCCGCGTGCGATTGGCGCGCAGCGGGTGCTGAACTACTTGTTGACCACCTTGCGCCAACTGGGCAATGCCCTGGCCGAGCGCCGCAGCACGCGCCTGGATGCACTGTGCGCGGTGCCGGACGGCGAGCTGCACCGCTTGCTGCAGGGCTTCAACGCCACCGAAGACCCGCAAAGCCCGGTCAGGCAGACCTTGCCGGCGCTGTTCCAGGCCCAGGTGCGGCGTACACCCCATGCCATCGCCCTGCAGGCTGAGGACGGCTGCCTCGATTACCAAGCCCTCAACGCCCAGGCCAACCGCCTGGCCCACCACCTGATCGCCCTGGGTGTTAAGCCCGACGCGCGGGTGGCGGTTTGTGTCGAACGTGGCGTTGCACTGATGGTCGCCTTGCTGGGCGTGCTCAAGGCAGGCGGTGCCTACGTGCCACTCGACCCCGCTTACCCGGCCGAGCGGCTGCGCTTCATGCTGGAAGACAGTACGCCGTCGGTGGTGCTGGTGCACGGCGCTACCCTGGGCCTGTTCGAGCAAATGCCAGGCCCTGTGCTTGACCTTGACCGGGGCGATTGGCACACCTGCTCGGCAGCCGACCCGCAAGTGCCAGGCCTGGGCCCGAGGCAGTTGGCTTATGTGATGTACACCTCGGGCTCCACCGGCACCCCGAAGGGAGTGATGGTCGAGCACCGTGGCCTGTGCAACCTGATGCACTGGGGTTCGCGCATCTGCCCGCCACGCTCGGGCGATGCTTTGCTGCAACGGGCGCCGTTCACCTTCGACGGTTCGGTCTGGGAGCTGTTCTGGCCGCTGACCGCCGGTTTGCGCCTGGTCCTGGCGCGCCCTGATGGGCACCGCGACCCTGCGTACCTAGTGCAGTTGGTGCAGGCCAGGCAGGTGACCACGATCAAATTCGTCCCGGCGCTGCTGCATCAGTTTTTGGAAGAGCCGGGTGTTGAGCGTTGCACTAGCCTGACGGACATTTTCTGCGGCGGCGGTGAATTGACATTGGCGCTGGTACAACGCCTACGCGAATGTCTGCCCACGGTGCGTCTGCACAACGTCTATGGCCCGACCGAAGCGACGGTAGACAGCACCGCCTGGACCCTGCAGCCGCACGAACCGCTGCCGTTGATCGCGCCCCCGATCGGCCGGCCGATCGCCAATACCCGCCTGTATGTGCTCGATGCGCATGACCGCCCGGTGCCACTCGGCGCGGTGGGCCAGTTGCACATTGGCGGCGTCGGCGTGGCCCGCGGCTACCTCGGGTTGCCGGCATTGCAGGCTGAGCGCTTCATCGCCAGCCCGTTCGTCGAGGGCGACCGCCTGTATCGCACGGGGGACTTGGTGCGGTACCGCCTGGACGGTGAGCTGGACTTTGTCGGCCGCAACGATTTCCAGGTCAAGCTGCGTGGGTTGCGGGTCGAGCTGGGGGAAATCGAAGCGTCGCTGACGGCGCATCCGGCCATCGGGCAGGCCGTGGTGCTGATGCGCGAAGAGCGCCTGGTGGCCTACTTCACCTGCCGTGAGGGCAGTAGCGCACCCGCGCTTGAGGTGCTGCGCAGCCACGTGCTGGCGCGCATGCCCGATTACATGGTGCCGCAGGCGTTCGTGGCCCTGGCCGAGCTGCCGTTGAGCAACAACGGCAAGGTCGAGCGCCAGGCCTTGCCAGCGCCGGGGGCCGAGGCAGTGATCAGCCGCCAGTACCAGGCCCCGCGCGGCGAGCTGGAAACGGCGCTGGCCGAGATCTGGACCGATGTGCTGAAGATCGAGCAGGTTGGGCGTGACGACAACTTCTTCGAGCTGGGCGGCCACTCACTGCTGGCGGTCAGCCTGGTGGCACGCATGCGCCAGGCCGGCTTGCATGTGGATGCCCGCACCTTGTTCAGCCAGCCGACCCTGGCTGCGCTGGCCGCCAGCACCCGCCTCGAGCAGGTCGAGGTGGTGATACCGCAGACCACCATTCCCAGCCTGGGCAAACGCAGGCGCATCTGA
- a CDS encoding helix-turn-helix transcriptional regulator, with the protein MKLTDSLEHRPDPQLYLQLGELIASTGAEGFAEQMLQLVDAQVPIHRLDLSEWTLEPRGASISRIRVLGSAGPAPELPGVDPLRHPLLQSIMQMKDPLLIEFKAPPDTDHPRHSAHQCNLVSCSGARRWVICFHRLPSQRGFSLSELSQLKSLSDTLLPLVEHHGQLLNQGAARQTGSPLCDLQAGALRHSFGERLVQEAVRLSTREQEVCLGLLTGGTVPEMAQRLNVKNSSIETYLKRATAKLGVSGRHGLTKWMAGA; encoded by the coding sequence ATGAAGCTGACCGACAGCCTCGAACACCGCCCCGACCCCCAGCTGTATCTGCAACTTGGCGAACTGATCGCCAGTACCGGCGCCGAGGGCTTTGCCGAACAGATGTTGCAACTGGTCGATGCCCAAGTGCCGATCCACAGGCTCGACCTCAGCGAATGGACCCTCGAGCCACGCGGCGCCAGCATCAGCCGCATCAGGGTACTCGGCAGCGCCGGCCCAGCACCTGAACTGCCCGGCGTCGATCCTCTGCGCCACCCTCTGCTGCAGAGCATCATGCAGATGAAAGACCCGCTGCTGATCGAATTCAAGGCCCCCCCGGACACCGACCACCCGCGCCACAGCGCCCACCAGTGCAACTTGGTGTCTTGCAGCGGTGCCCGGCGCTGGGTCATCTGCTTTCACCGCCTGCCCAGCCAGCGGGGCTTTTCGTTGAGTGAGTTGTCGCAGTTGAAAAGCCTGTCCGACACCTTGCTGCCCCTGGTCGAGCACCACGGCCAGTTGCTCAACCAAGGGGCCGCGCGGCAGACCGGGTCGCCGCTGTGCGATCTGCAGGCGGGCGCGTTACGCCACTCCTTTGGTGAACGGCTGGTGCAGGAAGCCGTGCGGCTTTCGACGCGTGAACAGGAGGTCTGCCTGGGCCTGCTGACGGGCGGCACGGTGCCAGAAATGGCGCAGCGGCTTAACGTGAAAAACAGCTCGATCGAAACCTACCTCAAGCGCGCCACCGCCAAGCTGGGGGTCAGTGGCCGCCATGGTTTGACCAAGTGGATGGCAGGCGCCTGA
- a CDS encoding universal stress protein — MSQFKRLFVMLGPQMRHTPALQRAAALAESSGALLDINVFVDDVDTFGLMSDGRERERLLSDNRQWLADEAEQMADAGLDVSTELLLTRDPLASVLERIERLGCDLLIKDVQHEPVLKRLLVTPLDWQLLKDSPVAVHLISDIRLPLPKQIAAAVDLNSHGAGEHLDEQVIHSAHALALQCNAELHLLHVCDAAKTHIADFGAGTVTMPGFDGSVRTAQRSAFNRLGDHHQVPLERRHFVEGPAIRAIAQFVSHSRVDVIVMGSHRHDAMQTFLGGTTAHVLEHPLCNVLAIKAMH; from the coding sequence ATGAGCCAGTTCAAGCGTTTGTTCGTCATGCTCGGCCCGCAGATGCGCCACACGCCGGCTCTACAACGCGCGGCGGCGTTGGCAGAGTCAAGCGGTGCGCTACTCGATATCAACGTATTCGTCGACGATGTCGACACTTTCGGTTTGATGAGCGATGGCCGGGAGCGTGAACGGCTGCTCAGCGACAATCGCCAGTGGCTGGCCGATGAAGCCGAGCAGATGGCCGACGCCGGCCTGGATGTGTCCACCGAACTGCTGCTGACCCGCGACCCGTTGGCCAGCGTGCTCGAGCGTATCGAACGCTTGGGCTGCGACCTGCTGATCAAGGACGTGCAGCACGAACCGGTGCTCAAACGCTTGCTGGTGACACCGCTGGACTGGCAGTTGCTCAAGGACAGCCCGGTTGCCGTGCACCTGATCAGTGACATCCGCCTGCCCTTGCCCAAGCAGATCGCCGCCGCAGTGGACCTGAACAGCCATGGCGCCGGTGAACACCTCGATGAGCAGGTCATTCACAGCGCCCATGCGCTGGCGCTGCAGTGCAATGCCGAACTGCACCTGCTGCATGTGTGCGACGCGGCCAAGACCCACATCGCCGACTTCGGTGCCGGCACCGTCACCATGCCTGGCTTCGATGGCAGTGTGCGTACCGCACAGCGTTCAGCATTCAACCGCCTGGGCGACCATCACCAGGTGCCCTTGGAGCGCAGGCATTTCGTCGAGGGGCCAGCGATTCGTGCGATTGCCCAGTTCGTCAGCCATAGCCGGGTCGATGTGATCGTCATGGGCAGCCATCGCCACGACGCCATGCAGACCTTTTTGGGCGGTACCACGGCGCATGTGCTGGAGCATCCGCTGTGCAATGTGCTGGCGATCAAGGCGATGCATTGA
- a CDS encoding efflux transporter outer membrane subunit, with protein MPRSSLILCAALLCGCSLATDYQRPDTPVATQYPQGPAYAGDVQKHPAIEDWRQVFHDPSLRQLIDSALANNRDLRSAALNVEAYRAQYRIQRAELLPKVSANGQGQRQYLPRRMTGTDQGMISSTTAATLGVSAYELDLFGRLRSLSDQALLTYLASDQARRSTQLSLVASVASVYLTWRADQELLTLANETLAADERSLRLTANQRRAGTVSALDQIQARTSVDSTRAAVARYKRQVAQDLNQLTVLVGAPVADGLGALPLADEQIAGLQAGLPSDLLQRRPDILQAEYQLRAANADIGAARAAFFPSISLTANAGSTSPALSGLFDAGSGTWLFQPQINLPIFTAGSLRASLDYAQLQKDIQVAQYEKAIQSAFQEVADGLAARATYQRQLQAQRDLVASNQRYYNLAEHRYRIGVDSSLTFLDAQRSLFSAQQGLINDRLAQLVAEVNLYAALGGGWKEAADTQAPSAASASEAAPKGAYVGLD; from the coding sequence ATGCCCCGATCCAGCCTTATCCTGTGCGCGGCGCTGTTGTGCGGCTGTTCGTTGGCCACTGACTACCAGCGCCCGGACACCCCCGTCGCCACCCAGTACCCGCAAGGGCCGGCCTACGCCGGCGATGTGCAGAAGCACCCGGCCATCGAGGACTGGCGCCAGGTGTTCCACGACCCGAGCCTGCGCCAACTGATCGACAGCGCCCTGGCCAATAACCGCGACCTGCGCAGCGCGGCGCTCAATGTCGAAGCCTACCGCGCCCAATACCGCATTCAGCGCGCCGAGCTGTTGCCAAAGGTCTCGGCCAATGGCCAGGGGCAACGCCAGTATCTGCCGCGGCGCATGACCGGTACCGACCAGGGCATGATCAGTTCCACCACTGCTGCGACGCTAGGCGTGAGTGCTTATGAGCTGGACCTGTTCGGTCGCCTGCGCAGCCTCAGTGACCAAGCGCTGTTGACTTACCTGGCCAGCGACCAGGCCCGGCGCAGCACCCAATTGAGCCTGGTGGCCAGTGTCGCCAGCGTGTACCTGACCTGGCGTGCCGACCAGGAACTGCTGACGCTGGCCAACGAAACCCTGGCCGCGGACGAGCGCAGCCTGCGCCTGACCGCCAACCAGCGCCGCGCCGGCACAGTGTCGGCCCTGGACCAGATCCAGGCGCGGACCAGTGTCGACAGTACCCGGGCGGCCGTCGCCCGTTACAAACGCCAAGTCGCCCAAGACCTCAACCAACTGACGGTACTGGTGGGCGCCCCTGTGGCCGACGGCCTCGGCGCCTTGCCGCTGGCCGACGAACAGATCGCCGGTTTGCAAGCCGGGCTGCCGTCAGACCTGCTGCAACGCCGCCCCGACATCCTCCAGGCCGAATACCAGCTGCGTGCGGCCAACGCCGATATTGGCGCCGCGCGTGCGGCGTTTTTCCCGAGCATCAGCCTGACCGCCAATGCCGGCAGTACCAGCCCGGCGCTCAGTGGGCTGTTCGATGCAGGGTCAGGGACCTGGCTGTTCCAGCCACAGATCAACCTGCCGATCTTCACCGCCGGTAGCCTGCGTGCCAGCCTGGACTATGCCCAATTGCAGAAGGACATTCAGGTAGCGCAGTACGAAAAAGCAATCCAAAGCGCCTTTCAGGAAGTGGCCGACGGCTTGGCGGCGCGGGCGACTTACCAGCGGCAACTGCAGGCGCAACGCGACTTGGTGGCCTCCAACCAGCGTTACTACAACCTTGCTGAACACCGCTACCGGATCGGCGTGGACAGCAGCCTGACCTTTCTCGACGCGCAGCGCTCGTTGTTCAGTGCCCAGCAGGGGCTGATCAATGACCGCCTGGCGCAGTTGGTGGCAGAGGTGAACCTGTACGCGGCGTTGGGTGGCGGGTGGAAAGAGGCCGCTGACACCCAGGCTCCGTCTGCGGCAAGCGCAAGCGAAGCGGCGCCCAAGGGTGCCTACGTGGGTCTAGACTGA